A single genomic interval of Amycolatopsis albispora harbors:
- a CDS encoding glycosyltransferase family 2 protein produces MVDVILPCLDEAAALPGVLGALPGGYRPIVVDNGSRDGSPEIAADLGAKVVHEPRRGYGAAVHRGLKAANAELVAFLDADGSLDPGELPVLVAAVQGGADLAVGRRMPTSGNAWPWHARAGNALLAALLRRRGLAVSDIAPMRVARREHLLSLEITDRAFGYPLELLVKAGRAGWRIDEFEVSYRERTKGTKSKVSGSVRGTLRAVRDMGRVLAR; encoded by the coding sequence ATGGTCGACGTGATACTCCCCTGCCTCGACGAAGCGGCCGCGCTGCCCGGGGTGCTCGGCGCACTGCCCGGCGGTTACCGCCCGATCGTGGTCGACAACGGCTCCCGTGACGGCTCGCCGGAGATCGCCGCTGATCTCGGCGCGAAGGTGGTCCACGAACCGCGGCGCGGTTATGGTGCTGCTGTCCACAGAGGACTGAAGGCGGCGAACGCGGAGCTGGTCGCCTTCCTGGATGCCGACGGTTCGCTGGATCCCGGCGAGCTGCCTGTGCTGGTGGCCGCCGTCCAGGGCGGCGCCGACCTGGCCGTCGGACGCCGAATGCCGACGAGCGGCAACGCGTGGCCCTGGCACGCGAGGGCGGGCAACGCGCTGCTTGCGGCCTTGCTGCGCCGTCGCGGGCTCGCGGTCAGCGACATCGCGCCGATGCGCGTGGCTCGGCGAGAGCACCTGCTCTCTTTGGAGATCACTGATCGCGCTTTTGGTTATCCGCTGGAACTGCTGGTGAAGGCCGGGCGCGCGGGCTGGCGGATTGACGAGTTCGAAGTCAGTTATCGCGAACGCACCAAGGGCACGAAGTCGAAGGTCTCCGGCTCGGTGCGCGGCACGCTGCGCGCGGTCCGCGACATGGGGCGGGTGCTCGCCCGATGA
- a CDS encoding TIGR04282 family arsenosugar biosynthesis glycosyltransferase yields MNRFALLVVAKAPVPGFAKTRLCPPATPEQAAGIAAASLLDTLDAVLATPGAVPVVAFTGDLHAAANRAELTEVLARTTVLPQRGDGFGERLANAHADTAAHFPGLPVLQIGMDTPQVTPDLLATTAARLDEREVVLGPADDGGWWALGLRDPLRARALTEVPMSRPDTGALTRKALSGLSIDIATRLSDVDTMADAVAVASRAHGRFATAVLGWAA; encoded by the coding sequence ATGAACCGGTTCGCCCTGCTCGTGGTCGCGAAAGCACCCGTGCCCGGCTTCGCCAAAACCCGCCTCTGCCCGCCCGCGACCCCCGAACAAGCCGCCGGGATCGCCGCCGCGTCGCTGCTCGACACGCTGGACGCCGTGCTCGCCACGCCCGGCGCGGTCCCGGTGGTCGCCTTCACCGGCGACCTGCACGCGGCCGCGAACCGCGCCGAACTCACCGAAGTGCTCGCGCGCACCACGGTCCTCCCCCAGCGCGGCGACGGTTTCGGCGAACGGCTGGCCAACGCGCACGCCGACACCGCCGCGCACTTCCCCGGTCTGCCCGTGCTGCAGATCGGCATGGACACCCCGCAGGTCACGCCGGACCTCCTGGCCACCACGGCCGCCCGGCTCGACGAGCGGGAAGTCGTGCTCGGCCCGGCCGACGACGGCGGCTGGTGGGCGCTCGGCCTGCGCGATCCGCTGCGGGCGCGGGCCCTCACCGAAGTCCCGATGTCCCGGCCGGACACCGGCGCGCTCACCCGGAAGGCGTTGTCCGGCCTCAGCATCGACATCGCCACCCGGCTGTCCGATGTGGACACCATGGCGGACGCGGTCGCGGTGGCTTCGCGCGCGCACGGCCGCTTCGCCACCGCGGTGCTCGGGTGGGCGGCATGA